The nucleotide window CTTTTCCGGGAATCCCATTTGGCAGAACCACGTCAAAAGCCGAGATCCGGTCCGTGGCAATGATAAGGAGCTTGTCTTTCAGATCATAAACGTCCCTCACTTTGCCTTTGGCATAAAGGGGGAATTCTTTAATCTTTGTTTCCGTTAAAGCCTTTTCCATTTTCTCGACCTAAAGTGATAGTTTAAATGTTAATCCTAAGTTATTTTATATCTTGATATAAGCTCGATTGTCCCTGATCTCAACTTGCTCTTCAGCAAAAAGTTGAATCGCTTTTTTATAGGTGTCGTGCTCGACTTTGAGAACTCTTTCAGCCAAGCTTTCCGGGGTGTCATCATCTTTGACCTCAACCGGCTTTTGCATAACAATAGCCCCATGGTCATAGACCTCATCCACGATATGAACCGTAACCCCGGTGATTTTTACTCCAGACTTAATCACTGCCTCATGCACGTGCATACCATACATTCCAGGACCGCCAAAATGGGGGAGCAAGGCAGGATGAATATTCAGTATTCTGTTTTTGAACGCCCGGATTATTGTGGGAGAAAGCATCTTCATATACCCGGCTAAGACTATCATATCTATTTGATTTTCTCTCAGGACATTAAGTAACCTCTGGTCAAACTCCTCTAGCGTAGCAAACTGCTTGTGGCTTAGATGAAGAGCGGAGATATTGTGCTTTCTGGCTCTTTCCAGAGCAAAGGCATTACTGTTATTGCTGATGACGATCTTGATCTCAGCAGACAGCTCTCC belongs to Candidatus Zixiibacteriota bacterium and includes:
- the purN gene encoding phosphoribosylglycinamide formyltransferase translates to GELSAEIKIVISNNSNAFALERARKHNISALHLSHKQFATLEEFDQRLLNVLRENQIDMIVLAGYMKMLSPTIIRAFKNRILNIHPALLPHFGGPGMYGMHVHEAVIKSGVKITGVTVHIVDEVYDHGAIVMQKPVEVKDDDTPESLAERVLKVEHDTYKKAIQLFAEEQVEIRDNRAYIKI